The DNA region CCGATGCACTCGTTGGTGCGCGGCGCCTCTTTTTCCGCGGCTTCCAGGATGCGCAGCCCCTCCAGATCGACGACCGTCGCGTTGCGTTGCCGCAGGACGGCCTGCAGTCGTGCGAACACGTCGCCGACCGCCGCGTAGGTCAGCGGCTTCTTTGTGCTGAGATAACGGGTCACGACTTCGGCGCACCATTCCCCGTCCCGCTTGGCGATGCCCACCAATCCTTCGCTCGCTTTACGGGCCCAGCCCGTGAGGAACACCCCCTCGACGATCTTCCCCGAAGTCTCATCGTAGGCTTGAAATAAGGCGTCGTCCGGATCATTGCCGGTCTTGAAGGGACTGGTCACGAACACGCCGTTCTTATAAGGAAGGCCGACCGTTTCGTCCACTTTGTCGCCGACCGCGAAGACGACGCTGTCGCAAGGAAACTCGTAGTATTGTTTCATGCCCACGGCGGCCGTGTCGTTGCCTTTCGGTTCCAGCCTCGTCTCCTCGATCTCGAGGGCGCGGACGCGATTGTGCGAATCGGTCAGCACGCGGCGCGGTGAAGCCAGGAATCGAAATCCCATCTTCGTCGGACTCGCCTTCGGTTCGCACTTCATAAACTCCCCGAGCATGCCGTTCAGAATGTCGTCTGGGTTCTGCCCGACCGTTTCGAGCCGTGACCTGATGCGCGCGAACTCTTTGGCCAGCGCCTCCTGATCGATATTGGCGCACACCGCCCGGATCTCCTTGGGGTTGTACTTGCGCTCGGCGGGGCCGCGACGGGCGATCGCGGTGACTTCGTCGACCTTTTTATAACGGATGAGCCAATGCGCGATGTCCACCATCACGTCGCCCACGCCGATCACCGCGACCCGACGGCCCATGTCAAACGGCCGCTCGCCGAACCCCGGCAGCCGATTGAAAT from Nitrospirota bacterium includes:
- a CDS encoding FAD-dependent oxidoreductase encodes the protein MSAGISKSDAHVIIVVGAGPAGMSMTNILSKDGHEVIVLNRDIKFGGLAEYGIFPSKLKLRGGLKKTYWEILERPNVHYFGNVSVGNGKDLTIEDLRGLGASAIVFATGAQGTKTIGVEGDTAVGVYHAKDVVYHFNRLPGFGERPFDMGRRVAVIGVGDVMVDIAHWLIRYKKVDEVTAIARRGPAERKYNPKEIRAVCANIDQEALAKEFARIRSRLETVGQNPDDILNGMLGEFMKCEPKASPTKMGFRFLASPRRVLTDSHNRVRALEIEETRLEPKGNDTAAVGMKQYYEFPCDSVVFAVGDKVDETVGLPYKNGVFVTSPFKTGNDPDDALFQAYDETSGKIVEGVFLTGWARKASEGLVGIAKRDGEWCAEVVTRYLSTKKPLTYAAVGDVFARLQAVLRQRNATVVDLEGLRILEAAEKEAPRTNECIGEFKFATNQEMLALIERGREKAAAPTAR